A window of the Acidobacteriota bacterium genome harbors these coding sequences:
- a CDS encoding ABC transporter permease yields MARPAVAGPGAEGTMSPPRMVPRTVGLWGVLALLGGILVAPSLLPLDPFGSPDPAALRLLPPGSRVPALVRRDGRIVPVAGRGAAGAGIAGGWRVEGEEVLYRRGPRWRRLPLRDLEVGPDGRPVVRTLWYPLGTDRLGRDLAARLLAGGRTSLLIGMGSVAGAALLGAVIGLGGALAGGFVDAALSRLGDTLLAFPRVVLVMALAATVRTGPVGLTLLIAATGWPSLARLVRADARALARSEMVVAARASGAGPARIAFRHLLPHALSTLAVAAGLRIGPFVLLEASLSFLGFGVPLPLPSWGNILNEGRDVLFEAWWVTTFPGALLGLTVIALNAAADRLRTRLEVRRG; encoded by the coding sequence ATGGCTCGACCCGCGGTGGCGGGCCCCGGAGCCGAGGGGACGATGAGCCCGCCCCGGATGGTCCCCCGGACGGTCGGGCTGTGGGGCGTGCTCGCCCTTCTGGGCGGCATCCTGGTCGCTCCCTCCCTCCTCCCGCTCGATCCTTTCGGCTCGCCCGATCCGGCCGCGCTGCGACTGCTTCCTCCCGGGTCGCGCGTCCCCGCGCTGGTGCGCCGGGACGGCCGGATCGTTCCGGTGGCGGGACGCGGGGCGGCGGGAGCGGGGATCGCCGGTGGCTGGAGAGTCGAGGGAGAAGAGGTGCTGTACCGGCGCGGGCCGCGATGGCGGCGCCTCCCGCTGCGCGATCTCGAGGTCGGACCGGACGGGCGGCCGGTCGTGCGCACGCTGTGGTACCCCCTCGGCACCGACCGGCTCGGTCGCGATCTCGCCGCCCGCCTCCTCGCCGGGGGCCGCACCTCGCTGCTCATCGGAATGGGGAGCGTCGCCGGCGCGGCGCTCCTCGGGGCGGTGATCGGCCTCGGCGGGGCCCTCGCCGGCGGCTTCGTGGACGCCGCCTTGTCCCGACTCGGCGACACCCTTCTCGCCTTCCCCCGCGTCGTGCTGGTGATGGCGCTCGCCGCCACCGTGCGGACCGGCCCCGTGGGACTCACGCTCCTGATCGCCGCGACCGGCTGGCCCTCGCTGGCCAGGCTGGTCCGCGCCGATGCCCGGGCGCTGGCTCGGTCGGAGATGGTCGTGGCCGCGCGAGCCTCCGGAGCGGGTCCGGCCCGGATCGCGTTCCGCCACCTCCTCCCCCACGCCCTGAGCACGCTGGCGGTGGCGGCCGGGCTGCGGATCGGCCCCTTCGTGCTTCTCGAGGCGTCGCTGTCCTTCCTCGGCTTCGGCGTGCCGCTGCCCCTGCCGTCGTGGGGTAACATTCTGAACGAAGGCCGCGACGTGCTGTTCGAGGCGTGGTGGGTCACGACGTTCCCGGGCGCCCTCCTCGGACTCACGGTGATCGCCTTGAACGCCGCGGCCGACAGGCTGCGCACGCGGCTGGAGGTCCGGCGCGGGTGA
- a CDS encoding ABC transporter permease, translated as MDRWLADLPANRHRRSSDGPRLRLGRQQFRVVVRSGGGPSRSRGHGNARPEAEGRTLAPVGGGLPRPAAVHDTVPGDAADRGQPPGARRRVDAGERRSRRGGTLVARARPLIVALLRRTAGGALTVLLVVTVAFALLELSPGEAGWAEDPTLSAADRARLREAFGLDRPPLERYLAFLGHALRGDLAVSISHQRPVRDVLIDALGPTVLLTGSAIVLAFAIGLAAGTRAAVRPRGATAALVHRWLPALDALPPFWLGLLAVYLFAWRLDLLPASHMHDPGGGGALDLLRHLLLPCLVLGVPGAAPVARHHAAALGRELSAPHVRAARALGLGPGRILLRALRGSLHPAVTLLGLSLPSLVGGAVVVEVVFSWPGLGRVHQQALASRDVPLALGGLAMIAVLVVAGAALSDLLSAWLDPRWRAPEPRGR; from the coding sequence GTGGATCGGTGGTTGGCTGACCTCCCTGCGAACCGACATCGCCGATCTTCTGACGGCCCGCGCCTGCGGCTCGGAAGGCAACAATTTCGGGTCGTGGTCCGATCCGGAGGGGGACCGTCTCGCTCTCGAGGCCACGGAAACGCTCGACCCGAAGCGGAGGGCCGAACTCTGGCACCGGTGGGAGGCGGTCTTCCACGCCCAGCAGCCGTACACGATACTGTTCCGGGCGATGCGGCTGACCGGGGTCAGCCGCCGGGTGCACGGCGTCGAGTCGATGCTGGCGAACGACGATCTCGCCGGGGTGGAACACTGGTGGCTCGAGCCCGGCCGCTGATCGTCGCCCTGCTGAGGAGGACGGCGGGGGGCGCCCTCACGGTGCTCCTCGTGGTGACGGTCGCGTTCGCGCTGCTCGAGCTGTCGCCCGGGGAGGCCGGCTGGGCCGAGGATCCGACGCTCTCGGCGGCGGACCGCGCGCGGTTGCGCGAGGCGTTCGGCCTCGACCGCCCGCCGCTCGAGCGTTACCTGGCGTTCCTCGGACACGCCCTCCGCGGCGACCTCGCGGTGTCGATCAGCCACCAGCGTCCCGTCCGCGACGTTCTGATCGACGCCCTGGGCCCGACCGTCTTGCTCACCGGGTCGGCGATCGTCCTCGCCTTCGCCATCGGCCTCGCCGCCGGAACCCGGGCCGCGGTGCGCCCCCGCGGCGCCACCGCCGCCCTCGTCCACAGGTGGCTCCCGGCGCTCGACGCGCTCCCCCCCTTCTGGCTCGGGCTCCTGGCCGTCTACCTCTTCGCATGGCGCCTCGACCTTCTCCCCGCGTCCCACATGCACGATCCGGGAGGCGGGGGCGCGCTCGACCTCCTCCGGCACCTGCTTCTTCCGTGCCTCGTTCTCGGTGTCCCGGGCGCCGCCCCGGTGGCGCGTCACCATGCCGCCGCCCTGGGACGCGAGCTCTCGGCTCCGCACGTGCGAGCGGCTCGGGCCCTGGGCCTGGGGCCGGGGCGGATCCTCCTCCGCGCCCTGCGTGGCTCGCTGCATCCGGCCGTCACGCTCCTCGGGCTCTCCCTGCCCTCCCTCGTCGGGGGCGCGGTCGTGGTGGAGGTCGTCTTCTCCTGGCCGGGGCTGGGCCGCGTCCACCAGCAGGCGTTGGCCTCCCGCGACGTGCCGCTGGCCCTCGGGGGCCTGGCGATGATCGCCGTGCTGGTCGTCGCCGGAGCGGCCCTTTCCGATCTGCTCTCGGCATGGCTCGACCCGCGGTGGCGGGCCCCGGAGCCGAGGGGACGATGA
- a CDS encoding HAMP domain-containing protein: MATLRATSPDSRGIRTVRLAATRILPAAALAAALAPGRHWGLAALGLAVPALVAVAAGSRRLGPRDSLAALAFLLAAAVPALPDLRPPGEPADLLPVATAEIERVWHRWVDRLDRAVSDPPPAGGGYTWVERRQRGLGPGTGLEVLSADAATTHVWSGWTTVLTPAEREVLLRALDSPPAVLVLRRGLALRLLVARRAAGPPGAGLIVAAERPLPPEPDAGEMARAVPAGVTVRVRWQSIGEGVRARFGPSGPGGPQVAFWSLVPLMVPGSRRAGLASLGMPPAAELAARRADTRRRRAAWCGAAVLAGLALVSGSGWWRFPLARLLLVLAPPSVGPRDWGSLLLREPAGAALTMLALVGVAASVPLGRRAWIRRSALAAGVMLALAGLLATGAGTLAAGGPPTASARFTGLSRLLGVDWWGSLALGGSTWAGLLLAFRAGGARPAVALAAAGLAAGIASGAVHAACLTPAARRRTERGLARSLRERERLWTRDLMETLDLAVPPPQAEVLAPDRDAIDLWWRSPLGRDGLASGVWKYRPGEPDVPSDAFVSGLPPVAPRSRLVSRDPEATGPFPHRIDGPRLVELERISGTVTLLTVESLRPDGGSWVAGVLVAPGNLPGRRGDDPLLRARSGPRPPRVLPDPVLEPRLAWFDEAGRQLGAELDAPPAPPRAPPTRARWRLARLKGRPAWLYEMPDASGTVTAVLVPPDGLTLAAIALGWGLWYGALAAAWACVGALLAAPRRVVGRTVSRLARLAGEFRTHLAVSLVAAGLLPLLVLGAAGRAAARRQAQHQLTSEGASAARIARRLLEDFLAVEGKSAWLLGGRDERDAIASWIARELGEDLFAWENGELVATSRPDLTRAGLWPSRLPGHIERAIAVSRVPLLLEPAFATGPLVAHGPYRAPGEMEAGVLSVPLRGAERRFEAEVVGVDRALVVSAGLLVALAGALLVPATRRLVRPLSQLERATSSIAAGRFDVPVPETGYAETRALARALRAMAESLDRQQRSLERRRAAMEALIESIPVAVVALSPGGVVWAANPQARQLLGAEPGWPLPESGGPLRSAAAALARAGGAKTERVTRREAGETAVYRLEAVDLPGPAGAGDPSRLLVVEDLTDAVRSERLVAWAEMARRIAHEIKNPLTPISLMVDHVRSLRESRDPRLPEVLDRFLGTIAEQVAVLRETAGDFSDYARLLVSRPEPVDLPSRIREWLSPYLLAPPEGVSVNLEGPDRLPDVMADPRLLRRAVVNLVDNALAAVARGGRVQVRWEGDADEVRITVEDDGPGIAPEKVAELLEPDATTRREGSGLGLPIVREAVAAHGGRLEIDTAPGRGARFTIVLPAGTGPAGRAGPSPAGDRG, encoded by the coding sequence CTGGGTGGAACGCCGGCAGCGGGGCTTGGGACCGGGAACCGGTCTCGAGGTGCTCTCCGCCGACGCGGCGACGACCCACGTCTGGTCGGGATGGACGACCGTGTTGACGCCGGCGGAGCGCGAGGTGCTCCTCCGGGCGCTCGATAGCCCCCCGGCCGTTCTGGTGCTGAGGCGCGGGCTGGCGCTGCGGCTCCTCGTGGCGCGGCGGGCGGCGGGTCCCCCGGGGGCGGGGCTGATCGTCGCCGCGGAGCGGCCGCTCCCGCCCGAACCGGACGCCGGGGAGATGGCCCGGGCGGTCCCGGCGGGAGTCACGGTGCGCGTCCGCTGGCAATCGATCGGGGAGGGCGTGCGAGCCCGGTTCGGTCCTTCCGGGCCGGGCGGGCCGCAGGTGGCCTTTTGGTCCCTCGTCCCGCTCATGGTTCCCGGTTCCAGGCGCGCCGGCCTCGCCAGCCTCGGAATGCCGCCGGCCGCGGAACTCGCCGCCCGGCGTGCGGACACCCGGCGGCGTCGCGCCGCCTGGTGCGGAGCCGCGGTGCTCGCCGGGCTCGCCCTGGTTTCGGGGAGTGGGTGGTGGCGTTTTCCCTTGGCGCGCCTGCTCCTGGTCCTCGCACCGCCGAGTGTCGGGCCGCGGGATTGGGGGTCGCTTCTGCTCCGGGAGCCGGCGGGAGCGGCGCTCACGATGCTCGCCCTGGTGGGGGTGGCCGCCTCCGTCCCCCTGGGACGCCGTGCGTGGATCCGCCGGTCGGCCTTGGCCGCCGGGGTGATGTTGGCGTTGGCGGGACTGCTCGCGACCGGAGCTGGCACGCTGGCCGCAGGCGGCCCACCCACGGCGAGCGCCCGGTTCACCGGCCTGTCGCGCCTGCTCGGCGTGGACTGGTGGGGCTCGCTGGCGCTCGGCGGGTCCACCTGGGCGGGACTCCTGCTCGCGTTCCGGGCCGGCGGGGCGCGTCCGGCGGTCGCCCTCGCCGCGGCCGGCCTCGCTGCCGGCATCGCGTCGGGGGCCGTCCACGCCGCCTGCTTGACTCCGGCAGCCCGCCGTCGGACCGAGCGAGGTCTGGCCCGGTCGCTGCGCGAGCGCGAGCGGCTGTGGACCCGCGACCTGATGGAAACGCTGGATCTCGCGGTCCCGCCACCACAGGCCGAGGTCCTCGCTCCCGATCGCGATGCGATCGACCTGTGGTGGCGTTCGCCCCTGGGCCGAGACGGGTTGGCCTCGGGCGTGTGGAAGTACCGGCCGGGGGAACCGGACGTCCCGTCGGACGCGTTCGTCTCCGGGCTGCCTCCGGTCGCCCCGCGATCGCGCCTCGTGAGCAGGGATCCGGAAGCGACCGGCCCGTTCCCCCACCGGATCGACGGGCCGCGTCTGGTGGAACTCGAGCGCATCAGCGGAACGGTGACGCTGTTGACGGTCGAATCGCTCCGCCCCGACGGGGGGAGCTGGGTGGCAGGGGTGCTCGTCGCTCCGGGCAACCTTCCCGGCCGTCGCGGGGACGATCCTCTCCTCCGAGCCCGCTCCGGTCCCCGCCCCCCGCGCGTGCTACCCGATCCCGTCCTGGAGCCCCGTCTGGCCTGGTTCGACGAGGCGGGCCGCCAGCTCGGCGCCGAACTGGACGCCCCGCCCGCCCCACCGCGGGCACCCCCGACACGCGCGAGATGGCGCTTGGCCCGCCTGAAGGGCCGCCCCGCGTGGCTGTACGAGATGCCCGACGCTTCCGGGACGGTGACGGCGGTGCTCGTGCCCCCCGACGGGCTGACGCTGGCCGCGATCGCCCTCGGCTGGGGCCTGTGGTACGGGGCACTGGCGGCGGCATGGGCGTGCGTCGGCGCGCTCCTGGCCGCGCCGCGCCGCGTCGTCGGCCGGACCGTGTCGCGGCTCGCCCGGCTTGCCGGCGAGTTCCGCACGCACCTCGCCGTCTCCCTCGTGGCGGCCGGACTCCTTCCGCTGCTCGTCCTCGGGGCCGCCGGGAGGGCCGCCGCGCGGCGGCAGGCGCAGCACCAGCTCACCTCCGAAGGCGCCAGCGCCGCGCGCATCGCTCGCCGACTTCTCGAGGACTTCCTCGCCGTCGAGGGGAAGAGCGCGTGGCTGCTCGGCGGCCGCGACGAGAGGGACGCCATCGCTTCCTGGATCGCCCGGGAGCTGGGCGAAGACCTCTTCGCCTGGGAGAACGGTGAGCTGGTCGCCACCAGCCGCCCGGACCTCACCCGCGCCGGGCTGTGGCCCTCCCGGCTCCCGGGCCACATCGAACGCGCGATCGCCGTGAGCCGGGTCCCGCTTCTGCTCGAACCCGCCTTCGCGACCGGCCCGCTGGTGGCGCACGGCCCGTACCGGGCTCCGGGGGAGATGGAGGCCGGCGTCCTCTCCGTTCCGCTCCGCGGCGCCGAACGGCGCTTCGAAGCGGAGGTCGTGGGAGTGGACCGCGCTCTGGTGGTGAGCGCCGGTTTGCTCGTCGCACTGGCGGGCGCCCTTCTCGTCCCGGCCACGCGCCGGCTCGTCCGCCCGCTCTCCCAGCTCGAGAGGGCCACCTCCAGCATCGCGGCCGGTCGATTCGACGTGCCCGTTCCGGAAACCGGCTACGCGGAAACCCGGGCACTCGCCCGTGCCCTGCGGGCGATGGCGGAATCGCTCGACCGGCAGCAGCGCTCCCTGGAGCGACGGCGGGCGGCGATGGAGGCGTTGATCGAGAGCATCCCGGTGGCCGTCGTCGCGCTCTCGCCCGGCGGGGTCGTCTGGGCCGCGAATCCCCAGGCGCGGCAGCTTCTCGGGGCGGAACCGGGATGGCCCTTGCCGGAATCCGGGGGACCGCTACGGAGCGCCGCCGCCGCCCTCGCGCGGGCCGGCGGCGCGAAAACGGAACGGGTGACGCGCCGGGAGGCGGGCGAAACGGCGGTGTACCGCCTGGAGGCCGTCGACCTGCCGGGGCCGGCGGGCGCGGGCGATCCATCCCGGCTCCTTGTCGTCGAGGACCTCACCGATGCGGTCCGCTCCGAGCGGCTGGTGGCGTGGGCCGAGATGGCGCGCCGGATCGCTCACGAGATCAAGAATCCTCTCACCCCGATCAGCCTCATGGTGGATCACGTGCGGAGCCTGCGGGAGAGCCGGGATCCCCGGCTCCCGGAGGTCCTGGACCGGTTTCTCGGGACCATCGCCGAACAGGTGGCCGTCCTCCGGGAAACCGCCGGCGATTTTTCCGACTACGCCCGCCTGCTCGTGTCGCGCCCCGAGCCGGTCGATCTGCCCTCCCGCATCCGGGAGTGGCTCTCCCCGTACCTCCTCGCGCCCCCCGAGGGCGTCAGCGTCAACCTCGAGGGGCCCGACCGGCTGCCGGACGTGATGGCCGACCCCCGGCTGCTCCGGCGCGCCGTCGTGAATCTCGTCGACAACGCGCTGGCCGCCGTGGCGCGCGGGGGCCGGGTGCAGGTGCGGTGGGAAGGAGACGCCGACGAGGTCCGGATCACGGTGGAGGACGACGGGCCGGGAATCGCCCCCGAGAAGGTGGCGGAACTCCTCGAGCCGGATGCGACGACGAGGAGGGAAGGTAGCGGGCTCGGCCTGCCGATCGTGCGCGAAGCGGTGGCCGCCCACGGCGGCCGCCTCGAGATCGACACGGCGCCCGGCCGCGGGGCGCGATTCACGATCGTGCTGCCGGCCGGGACCGGCCCGGCGGGAAGGGCTGGTCCCTCCCCCGCCGGAGACCGAGGTTGA